GCGCCTTCTTCCTGCGCCAGAACCGGCGAGGCCACCAAGAGCACCAGCGCCAACCCCAACACGAGACCTTTCCAGCACTTCATGGTTTCCTTCTCCACCGGGCCTTCCGTTTGGTCTTCGCTCGAGGCCCGCGACGCGAAGATCGCTCGCTCGGCCGATGGTCCGCCCGGACCCCCGCCTTGCGGCATAGCAAGATATAACACGCTAGCGACGCCGAAGGATACAGTCAAAGCATTTCTGGTGGGGCTTAGTACTACAACGCTATTTCAACGCAGAGAGCGCAGAGGCCGCAGAGGGAGGATTGAGTAACAACGGCAAGGCAATTTCCGTCAGCGTCTCGCAAAGCATGTTGTTTGCCGTTCCCCTATCTTTGCAGTTCTCCGCGCTCTCTGCGTCCTCTGCGTTGGAGAACACAGTTTATTAGTAGTGTTAGTGCATCATCATATAGTGGATGGCTGCGTCGGCCGGTTTGAGTTCGCCGGCCTCGAGTTTCCCTTCGAGCGCCTGGCGCGGCGCGTCCGGCCGGAGCGGCGCGGCCGGTTCGCCCGGCCGACCGACACGCTGCGCCAGTTCCCGCAGCGCCGCCGACCAGCGGAAGAGGTAATAGGCCGCCTTCTCGGCCGTCTGGCCGGGGGGAATCAGGCTCGCCGCCTGGATCCGCCACGCGCCGCGGTCTTCCACGAGGTGCATCGGCACGCGCCCGCCGGGCAGGTATCCGAACGCCAAGGCGCCGGTCCGGACGAGGGTGATTCGCATCGGCCAATCCGATTCGCGCGGAAAGAGGGCGACGCGCGCCCCGTCCGACCGCTCGAACGAGCGCCACGCGTCTTCGCCGTAGGCGGCGACGACGGCGTTGCGGAAGGCCCAACCCGCCTCGACCGCCTCGAACGCCGCCAGAACGAGCACCAGTTCGTCCTCCGTCCCCGCAAAGCAGGCGAGGTACTGCTGGCGGTCGCTGCCGATGAGCGACCCGTGCCACGCCAGGAGCGTCCGCCGGGGGGCCGAGTCGTCCTCGGCCGCGCCCGGGGCGCGGCCCGTTGGATTCTGCGCCTCGCAGCCTGCCGCGAGAATCGCGGCCGAGACCAGGCCGACCGCCAGGGCGATGCGTGTTGAGGCCAATCGCATGATTCTCCCCTTTCCCGACCGCTGCCGAAAGCGTACCGGCGTCGGCGCGGCTTTGCAAGCGGCGCACTATCTCCGCACCTCCTTGGATGCGCCGCGCCGGCATCGGGTTCCGTTTTTCGCCCCCGCCGGCGAAGACGCGGCCTTTCGTTTTCCCTGTAACCGCGGCATCGCGCGGAGTAGAATCGCCCGTCGGCACAGAGGAAAGGGAGTTCGGATGACCAGGAAGACCGGACGCAAGAGCCCCAGGCGGAAAACCGCGACGCGCCGCCGGACGCCGCTCCGCGTCGGCGTCCTGACGGGCGGCGGCGACTGCCCCGGCCTCAATGCCGTCATCCGCGCCGTCGCCAAAACCCTCCTCCACGAGCACGGCGCCCAGGTCGTCGGTTTCCTTGACGGCTACGAAGGGCTCGTCCTCGACCGCACGCGCCGACTCCCGTGGCAGGCCGTCTCCAACATCCTGACGCTCGGGGGGACGATCCTCGGCACGAGCAACAAGGCCGACCCCTTCGCCTGGGCCGAGACGAGCCGCGGTAAAGTGACCAGGCGCGACCGCTCCGCCGACACCCTCGCCGTCTTCGAGAAACACCGCCTCGACGGCCTGGTGGTGATCGGGGGCGACGGCTCGATGAGCATCGCGGGTCGGCTGGCCGCCCTGGGCCTGCCGATCGTCGGCGTCCCGAAGACGATCGACAACGACGTCCGCGGGACGGAACAGACGTTCGGGTTCCAGACGGCGGTCAACATTGCCACGGAGGCGCTCGACCGTCTGCACACGACGGCCGGCGCCCATCACCGCGTCATGGTGGCCGAGGTCATGGGCCGATACGCCGGCTGGCTCGCGCTGCACGCAGGGCTGGCCGGCGGCGCCGACGTCATTCTCATCCCGGAGATTCCGTTCCGGTGGGAGGCCGTCGCCGACGTCTGCCGCCAACGCTATCGGCGCGGCAAACGGTTCAGCATCGTCTGCGTCGCCGAGGGCGCGAAACCCGAAGGCGGCCAGCCCGTCGTCCGCTGCCGCGTCGAGACGAGCACCGACCCGGTCCGCCTCGGCGGCATCGGGCGCCTCGTCGCCGACACCGTCGAACGGATGACCGAAATCGAATCGCGCGCGACGGTTCTGGGGTATGTCCAGCGCGGCGGGACGCCCTCGCCCTTCGACCGCGTCTTCGCGACGCGCCTGGGGCACCGCGCGGCCGAGTTGGTCGGCGCCGGCTCATGGGGCCGCATGGCCTCGTGGCAAAAGGGGCGCATCACGGACATCGCGATAGAGGAAGCCTCGCGCGGACCGCGACTGGTGCCTCCCGATGACCCGCTCCTGGCGGTCGCGCGCAGCATCGGGACGAGTTTCGGCCGGTAGTACCCCTGCGGCGTCGCGGCCGGGGGATCAGGCCTCCTCGACCAAGGTTATGTTGAGGGCCTTGCACAATTCCTGGAGCGGCTCTCTCAGGTCGCCGTAGTAGGTCACCCGGTGCCAGCCATGCCCCCAGCCGCTGAAGAGTTTGTTGATGTCCCCCTTGACCTCGACGGCGAGTTTGGTGCGGCAGGCCTTGTCTTTGTCGATGTTGGCCACGGTCTTGCCCTGGTGGAAGATCGCCTGGCGCCGGCCGGGGAGGAACTCCAGGGTGGTGGTCATGTACCCGAGGGGCAGGATCGAGCGGACGGCGGCCCCGCGGCGGTCCTCGGAATGGCTGCGGATGTGGTAGGGGTTCGTGGCGCCCTCGGGACCAAAAACCTTGGTCGGGGCGACGCAGTGGGCGTAGATGATCTGGTTCTTCGCGAGGTCGATGACGGGGTTGGAGATGTAGCCCGGCCGGCCCGTCAGGATCCCCACGGCCAGCATCGTAATGGTCGACTGGAGGTCGGCTTGGCAGGCGCCCACGAGGCCGCTGTTGTTGAACTCGACGAACCCCAGGCACGGATACGCCTGGAGCGCCCCGCTATAGAACCCGCCGAGGCAGTTGATCGTGATGGCCCGCGCATCGTACTTCTTCATCACCTCCTGCATCGCCAGGTGCATCGCGCCGGACTTAACGACGTCCTCCCGCGTGGCCTCCAGCATCTTCTCGGCGCCCTTCATCCACTGGTCGGCCCGCTGGGCGGCCTGTGCCGGGTCGGCCTTCAGAAACGCCTCGTGCAACTCGGCGTGCGGAATGGCGACCACCTTGGCGCCGAACTCCTCCTCGATGGCCTGGACGCGGACACGGGCAGCCTCTGGGCCGCCGTTGACCGCCAGGATCGTTGAGGACCGCAGTTGCTCCAGGCACTTGCCCACGTCGCACTTGGGCGTGGCGTCGGCCGTGCACGCCAGGTCGCCCATCGGAGCGATGTTCTTCTTGTACGTGGCCCGCGCGGCGGCCAGAAAATCGTCGGCCGTAGCCCCAGGCTGCTTGAGAACCCGGAAGCAGCGCAGGACGTCGGCAACGTCCTGGAGGCGCGACGTGGCCAAGCACACGGCCTTCCAGCCGGCCTTCTCGGCCCGCCCGTTGAAGCCCAGAGAGAACCCATCGGTGTAGTGGTCCTCCACGACGACCATAGGGCGGCCGGCCTTGGCGATGGCGTCCACGAGCGCCCAGGCGCCCCCGTTCTGGCCAAGCACATACACCAGGTAACCGTCCACCTGCGCGTCGT
Above is a window of Planctomycetota bacterium DNA encoding:
- a CDS encoding ATP-dependent 6-phosphofructokinase, with the protein product MTRKTGRKSPRRKTATRRRTPLRVGVLTGGGDCPGLNAVIRAVAKTLLHEHGAQVVGFLDGYEGLVLDRTRRLPWQAVSNILTLGGTILGTSNKADPFAWAETSRGKVTRRDRSADTLAVFEKHRLDGLVVIGGDGSMSIAGRLAALGLPIVGVPKTIDNDVRGTEQTFGFQTAVNIATEALDRLHTTAGAHHRVMVAEVMGRYAGWLALHAGLAGGADVILIPEIPFRWEAVADVCRQRYRRGKRFSIVCVAEGAKPEGGQPVVRCRVETSTDPVRLGGIGRLVADTVERMTEIESRATVLGYVQRGGTPSPFDRVFATRLGHRAAELVGAGSWGRMASWQKGRITDIAIEEASRGPRLVPPDDPLLAVARSIGTSFGR